In Montipora capricornis isolate CH-2021 chromosome 4, ASM3666992v2, whole genome shotgun sequence, a single genomic region encodes these proteins:
- the LOC138046321 gene encoding uncharacterized protein, translating to MKHAIPPVLATSPSGVPRKKAKPGTSHLHPTSPEFYYRAVPNEIKTESKEEANSSQRSDEELLKKIFKVQYEQLQSMISSQKQLATAVTLPQPEVPKFSGDPTKYQTFIIAFDARIQGSVANDADRLYYLDQHLTGEPKDLIGGCLHLEPDVGYKEARRLLDKEYGDPYKVSNAFIQRLSNWPVVKYDGPSLKRFSFFLTKCNNVMKAITHMTVLNHPPNMQSVVQNLPNNLQAKWRENVVKCRLKNGRIVGFEDLGKFVGFAAESANDPIYSKDALANTRAKPAPASGVDDHYKKLQTPKPTSTSFATNVDASTQSPSLHGTGSSRRDAVVPRATETKGVRCLLCHESHDIEECEGFKRKSVGERKTFLTEQSLCFGCYRQNHFSRQCRRKRVCKRCKGPQPTLLHKEGFARRKEPERGNRQSTVSTNVPQRKSENKELDIGLLIRSNCPSALVPLKVVPNEGHGPLAVRLRHGWTVSGPLHIVTAPITNKITVREIENLKEIITPESLLQLFELDFNERASSNFPKDLSYSQEDRKFLAKVSDGIKHTGGHYEIPLPFRKSEVKLPNNRQQALKRALWQRKMLQNQQYRSDYVAFITDMIGKGYAERVPSESLKIIPDKIWYIPHHGVYHPKKPKKIRVVFDCSARYGGTSLNDRLLQGPDMTNSLVGVLTRFRQEPVAFMADIEAMFYQVLVPADQLDFLRFLWWPNGDLSAELEEYRMRVHPFGVVSWPAVLITPCTPQPTKPNENTEVKLQKYCINELLVYSGASNPTPFKFCITVKDKPVTRRGILSTVSSIYDPLGFPAPFTLTAKKLLQDLCREEKISWDDELPDTYHRRWEEWLKELPLLERLSVPRCVKPVDFGEVKSWQIHIFSDASNVGYGSVAYATMKVAHTVPF from the exons ATGAAGCACGCAATTCCTCCAGTCCTAGCAACATCACCAAGTGGCGTTCCTCGTAAAAAAGCGAAACCTGGAACGTCGCATTTACATCCAACATCGCCCGAATTCTACTACCGTGCCGTTCCcaatgaaataaaaacagaaagtaAAGAGGAAGCAAATAGTTCGCAGAGAAGCGATGAagaactattaaaaaaaatctttaaagtTCAGTACGAACAACTTCAAAGCATGATTTCGTCGCAAAAACAGTTGGCCACCGCTGTTACTCTCCCACAACCTGAAGTGCCAAAGTTCAGCGGAGATCCGACCAAGTACCAAACGTTCATCATCGCGTTCGATGCGCGTATACAGGGAAGCGTAGCAAACGACGCAGATAGGCTTTACTATCTTGATCAGCACCTCACAGGTGAACCGAAAGACTTGATAGGTGGCTGCCTTCACCTAGAACCGGATGTGGGTTACAAGGAAGCAAGAAGACTTCTCGATAAAGAGTACGGTGACCCATACAAGGTATCCAACGCCTTCATTCAAAGGCTCTCCAATTGGCCTGTTGTTAAGTACGATGGTCCTTCTCTGAAGCGCTTCTCCTTTTTCTTAACAAAGTGTAACAATGTAATGAAAGCCATCACACACATGACAGTATTAAATCATCCTCCGAACATGCAGTCAGTTGTCCAGAATTTGCCCAACAACCTCCAAgcaaagtggcgcgagaacgtAGTAAAGTGTCGACTCAAGAATGGAAGGATCGTAGGTTTTGAGGATCTGGGCAAATTTGTAGGGTTTGCCGCAGAATCTGCGAACGATCCGATCTACAGTAAAGATGCACTTGCTAATACAAGGGCAAAACCAGCTCCAGCAAGTGGTGTCGACGATCACTACAAGAAATTACAGACGCCAAAACCAACAAGCACAAGCTTCGCTACCAACGTAGACGCCTCTACCCAGTCCCCTTCTTTACACGGGACCGGGAGCTCTCGTCGGGATGCTGTTGTACCACGCGCCACGGAAACTAAGGGTGTCCGATGCCTCTTATGCCATGAGTCACATGATATCGAAGAATGTGagggttttaaaagaaaatctgtGGGTGAAAGAAAGACGTTTCTGACTGAACAATCTCTGTGTTTTGGTTGCTACAGACAAAACCACTTTTCAAGACAATGCCGAAGGAAAAGAGTTTGCAAGAGGTGCAAAGGACCGCAGCCGACATTATTACACAAAGAAGGTTTTGCAAGAAGAAAGGAACCCGAACGAGGAAACCGTCAGAGTACCGTGTCTACAAATGTTCCACAAAGGAAAAGTGAAAACAAAG AACTGGATATAGGCCTGCTAATCCGAAGTAACTGCCCCAGTGCGCTCGTTCCACTGAAAGTAGTTCCAAATGAAGGACATGGTCCCTTAGCTGTAAGACTCCGTCATGGGTGGACGGTCAGTGGCCCATTGCATATCGTGACCGCACCAATAACGAACAAGATTACAGTCAGAGAAATAGAAAACCTCAAGGAAATCATTACTCCCGAGTCGCTACTACAGTTGTTCGAGCTAGACTTCAATGAGAGGGCCTCAAGCAACTTTCCGAAAGATCTAAGTTACTCTCAGGAAGATAGGAAATTTCTGGCTAAAGTTTCAGATGGGATAAAGCATACAGGAGGCCACTATGAAATACCGCTCCCTTTTCGCAAATCTGAGGTGAAGCTTCCAAATAATCGGCAGCAGGCACTTAAGAGAGCCTTGTGGCAACGGAAGATGTTGCAGAATCAGCAGTACCGAAGCGATTATGTAGCTTTCATCACCGACATGATTGGCAAAGGTTATGCAGAGAGAGTCCCTAGTGAATCGCTCAAGATCATTCCCGACAAAATATGGTACATTCCCCACCACGGAGTGTATCATCCCAAAAAACCGAAGAAAATCAGAGTCGTGTTCGATTGCAGCGCTAGATATGGTGGAACTTCTCTGAACGACCGACTGTTACAAGGCCCAGATATGACTAACTCTCTGGTTGGTGTCCTAACCCGTTTTAGACAAGAGCCAGTAGCCTTTATGGCCGACATAGAGGCTATGTTTTATCAAGTCCTAGTTCCTGCCGATCAGCTGGATTTTCTGCGGTTTCTGTGGTGGCCAAATGGAGATCTTAGTGCTGAGTTGGAAGAGTACCGAATGAGGGTTCATCCATTTGGAGTAGTTTCCTGGCCAGCTGTTCTAATTACGCCTTGCACGCCACAGCCAACGAAGCCGAACGAGAACACGGAAGTGAAGTTGCAGAAGTACTGCATC AACGAGCTCTTGGTGTACAGTGGTGCGTCGAATCCAACACCTTTTAAGTTTTGCATCACCGTAAAGGACAAACCTGTAACGAGAAGAGGAATACTGTCTACCGTCTCATCTATCTATGATCCTCTTGGATTCCCTGCACCATTTACTCTAACTGCAAAGAAACTACTCCAGGACCTCTGTAGAGAAGAGAAGATTAGTTGGGACGACGAACTTCCTGACACCTATCACCGACGCTGGGAGGAATGGCTAAAAGAACTACCACTTCTCGAACGCCTGTCAGTCCCCCGCTGTGTTAAGCCAGTAGATTTTGGGGAAGTGAAATCTTGGCAGATCCACATCTTCTCCGACGCGAGTAACGTGGGTTATGGTTCAGTCGCCTATGCGACAATGAAGGTCGCACACACTGTTCCTTTCTAA
- the LOC138046322 gene encoding uncharacterized protein: MGKACLAPIKAVTVPRLELTAAKVSVRLGEIIKKELDDKAETIQYHTGSVPVLRYIANEKKRFHVYVANRVQLIRNLSDPNQWRYVNTKENRADDASRGLDASTLTEQQRWVKRPKFSWQSEKEWPAQPTRLGEIPKDDVKVKDQVNVWAIAIVSPTAVSTVSKLLQHFSSWYRLKKAVTVFMRVKVILKERSFRRANGKSIKLNEDPSLFTVKDLEDAELAIIRFTQFLSFESELGTLEQVRSSQLKDQPRPTNSKVAVGKNSPIYRLVPFVDNGLLRVGGRLHNANIPEESKHPIVLPRKSHVTT, encoded by the coding sequence ATGGGCAAAGCGTGCCTTGCACCCATCAAAGCAGTGACAGTACCGCGCTTAGAACTCACTGCTGCCAAGGTCTCTGTTCGCCTCGGAGAAATTATCAAGAAGGAGCTCGATGACAAAGCTGAAACTATCCAGTACCACACTGGCTCCGTTCCGGTGCTGCGATACATTGCGAACGAAAAGAAGCGATTCCATGTCTACGTAGCAAATCGGGTGCAGTTAATACGTAACCTATCAGACCCTAACCAGTGGAGGTACGTCAACACGAAGGAGAATCGCGCTGACGACGCCTCGCGCGGATTGGACGCCAGCACATTAACAGAGCAACAGCGATGGGTAAAGCGACCGAAGTTCTCGTGGCAATCGGAGAAGGAATGGCCAGCACAACCGACACGCTTGGGTGAAATTCCGAAGGACGATGTCAAGGTAAAGGACCAAGTGAACGTTTGGGCTATCGCAATTGTCAGCCCAACAGCTGTGTCCACAGTATCCAAACTACTTCAGCATTTCTCAAGCTGGTACCGCTTGAAGAAAGCGGTCACAGTCTTCATGCGTGTGAAGGTCATTCTTAAGGAACGAAGCTTTCGAAGAGCCAACGGTAAATCAATCAAGCTTAACGAAGACCCTTCGCTATTCACTGTGAAAGATTTAGAGGACGCAGAGCTTGCAATCATTCGCTTCACCCAGTTCTTGAGCTTCGAAAGTGAGCTAGGGACCCTGGAACAAGTCAGAAGTAGCCAATTAAAGGATCAGCCACGTCCCACCAATAGCAAAGTTGCAGTAGGAAAGAACAGCCCAATTTATCGCCTCGTTCCGTTCGTGGACAACGGTCTCTTACGTGTTGGTGGCCGACTGCACAACGCCAATATTCCAGAGGAGTCTAAGCACCCCATAGTTCTTCCCCGTAAGAGTCACGTGACGACTTAA
- the LOC138046323 gene encoding uncharacterized protein yields the protein MGGVWERQIRTVRRILSTLLREHGNRLDDESLHTLLREVESIVNSRPITAISSDFRDPLPLSPSQILTMKTKVVLPPPGKYQRNDVYMAQGPTSLQLVLVSMEKRISGCTPAMTKVVSRERNMKIHDVVLIKDENTPRNDWSMGVIVNVELDSKGLVRSVVVRTETTEL from the coding sequence ATGGGTGGAGTGTGGGAGAGGCAAATTCGAACAGTACGAAGAATCCTCAGCACTCTCCTTCGTGAGCATGGAAACCGTCTAGATGATGAATCTCTACATACATTGCTGCGCGAGGTTGAATCAATCGTCAATTCAAGACCGATTACTGCCATTTCAAGTGACTTCCGAGATCCTCTCCCACTATCACCGAGCCAAATTCTTACTATGAAGACCAAGGTTGTCCTTCCCCCACCAGGCAAATATCAGCGAAACGATGTTTACATGGCGCAGGGTCCAACATCTCTGCAACTTGTTCTGGTCTCGATGGAAAAAAGAATATCTGGCTGCACTCCAGCAATGACCAAAGTGGTATCAAGAGAAAGAAACATGAAAATACATGACGTCGTATTGATTAAGGACGAAAACACTCCAAGGAATGACTGGTCAATGGGCGTCATTGTGAACGTGGAACTGGATTCCAAGGGACTCGTCAGGAGTGTAGTCGTAAGAACGGAAACGACAGAGCTCTGA